Proteins co-encoded in one Papaver somniferum cultivar HN1 chromosome 5, ASM357369v1, whole genome shotgun sequence genomic window:
- the LOC113281279 gene encoding WASH complex subunit 3-like isoform X2, whose protein sequence is MQRRSEWGEEEGGVEVEESIISASDQRTLYLVNIFIVQTARFLNRFSFLCEDKLSTVHRRILRLDASLTLLETQLRSISEEEEEGKESSSRIGT, encoded by the exons ATGCAGCGGAGAAGTGAATGGGGGGAGgaagaaggaggcgttgaagtagAAGAATCAATCATATCTGCATCTGATCAGAGGACTCTGTATTTG GTTAATATCTTCATTGTGCAAACGGCTCGATTTCTGAATAGGTTCTCATTTCTATGTGAAGATAAACTATCAACCGTTCATAG GAGGATATTGCGATTGGATGCGTCTCTTACGCTGCTTGAGACACAGTTGAGGAgcattagtgaagaagaagaagagggaaaAGAATCTTCTTCCAG GATTGGCACCTGA
- the LOC113281279 gene encoding WASH complex subunit 3-like isoform X3, whose protein sequence is MQRRSEWGEEEGGVEVEESIISASDQRTLYLVNIFIVQTARFLNRFSFLCEDKLSTVHRRILRLDASLTLLETQLRSISEEEEEGKESSSR, encoded by the exons ATGCAGCGGAGAAGTGAATGGGGGGAGgaagaaggaggcgttgaagtagAAGAATCAATCATATCTGCATCTGATCAGAGGACTCTGTATTTG GTTAATATCTTCATTGTGCAAACGGCTCGATTTCTGAATAGGTTCTCATTTCTATGTGAAGATAAACTATCAACCGTTCATAG GAGGATATTGCGATTGGATGCGTCTCTTACGCTGCTTGAGACACAGTTGAGGAgcattagtgaagaagaagaagagggaaaAGAATCTTCTTCCAG GTGA
- the LOC113281278 gene encoding chloroplastic import inner membrane translocase subunit HP30-2-like, which yields MMEGRKQEGGTMVLMPPNGNPITVLQTKYKELEVGFRGWLTKQSLPVEAAVVTITSSIQGAAIGGFMGTLTNDASSVLPTPPAGAGSQAMASFQQAQALSGGPLVQARNFAVMTGVNAGISCVMKRIRGKEDVQTSMVAAFGSGAMFSLVSGMGGPNMATNAVTSGVFFALVQGGLFQLGQKFSQPPVEDTFYTRTRGMLSNLGLQNYEKNFKKGLLTDSTIPLLTDSALRDVRIPPGPRLLILDHIRSDPELQKKR from the exons ATGATGGAGGGAAGAAAACAAGAAGGAGGAACGATGGTGTTGATGCCACCCAATGGTAATCCAATTACTGTGCTTCAAACGAAATACAAAGAGTTAGAAGTTGGATTTCGTGGTTGGTTAACCAAACAATCATTACCAGTTGAAGCTGCTGTTGTTACTATCACAAGCTCTATTCAAGGTGCCGCTATTGGTGGATTCATGGGTACACTCACTAATGATGCTTCTTCTGTGCTTCCAACACCTCCTGCTGGTGCTGGTTCTCAAGCCATGGCTTCTTTCCAACAAGCTCAG GCTCTTAGTGGTGGTCCATTGGTACAAGCCCGTAATTTTGCTGTGATGACAGGCGTTAACGCTGGTATATCTTGTGTTATGAAAAGAATTAGAGGCAAAGAGGATGTTCAGACTAG CATGGTGGCAGCTTTTGGTTCCGGAGCCATGTTTTCATTGGTCAGTGGCATGGGAGGTCCTAATATGGCAACCAATGCAGTCACATCAGGGGTATTCTTTGCGCTTGTCCAAGGTGGTCTTTTCCAG CTAGGACAAAAGTTTTCTCAGCCACCTGTAGAGGATACATTTTATACCAGAACAAGAGGCATGTTGTCAAATCTTGGCCTCCAGAATTACGAGAAGAACTTCAAGAAAGGCTTGTTAACAGACAGTACTATTCCTTTGCTTACAGATAG TGCTCTTAGAGATGTGAGAATCCCTCCTGGACCGAGGCTTCTAATCCTTGACCACATTCGAAG TGATCCTGAACTGCAAAAGAAGCGATGA
- the LOC113281279 gene encoding WASH complex subunit 3-like isoform X1, protein MQRRSEWGEEEGGVEVEESIISASDQRTLYLVNIFIVQTARFLNRFSFLCEDKLSTVHRRILRLDASLTLLETQLRSISEEEEEGKESSSSCTPFYVLLPHMRAVDCQLYPITFSSTSAACGINLVYSKSISLLILFGLCLFG, encoded by the exons ATGCAGCGGAGAAGTGAATGGGGGGAGgaagaaggaggcgttgaagtagAAGAATCAATCATATCTGCATCTGATCAGAGGACTCTGTATTTG GTTAATATCTTCATTGTGCAAACGGCTCGATTTCTGAATAGGTTCTCATTTCTATGTGAAGATAAACTATCAACCGTTCATAG GAGGATATTGCGATTGGATGCGTCTCTTACGCTGCTTGAGACACAGTTGAGGAgcattagtgaagaagaagaagagggaaaAGAATCTTCTTCCAG TTGCACTCCATTTTATGTGTTACTCCCTCACATGAGAGCTGTAGATTGTCAGCTTTACCCGATAACCTTCAGTAGTACATCTGCAGCATGTGGTATCAATCTTGTGTACTCCAAATCTATAtcccttttaattttatttggttTATGCTTATTTGGTTGA